In Candidatus Methylomirabilota bacterium, a single genomic region encodes these proteins:
- a CDS encoding DoxX family membrane protein, with the protein MYQDKPRDGVRHPDRWVALLRIAVGLWFLRGGFRKVTLFFWGGFIPLPAATDRWIGFMPKKVAEFAAGNPITWYKEFLEGTVSNNPKIFGFFTAWGEFSVGVGLTLGLLTVLAGLIGLLMMISYFLASAWMGFGPQGFHLLLIACMIVFIGSRAGRFWGLDGLLIKRRPKLRSISFLT; encoded by the coding sequence ATGTACCAGGACAAGCCCCGCGATGGCGTGAGGCATCCCGACCGGTGGGTGGCGCTGCTGCGGATCGCCGTGGGGCTCTGGTTCCTGCGCGGGGGCTTTCGGAAGGTGACGCTCTTCTTCTGGGGAGGCTTTATCCCGCTGCCCGCGGCGACCGACCGATGGATCGGCTTCATGCCAAAGAAGGTGGCCGAGTTTGCCGCCGGCAATCCCATAACCTGGTACAAGGAATTCCTCGAGGGCACCGTCTCAAATAATCCCAAGATCTTCGGCTTTTTCACCGCCTGGGGGGAGTTCAGCGTGGGGGTGGGGTTGACGCTGGGACTGCTGACGGTGCTTGCCGGCCTGATCGGCCTGCTCATGATGATAAGCTACTTTTTGGCCAGCGCCTGGATGGGCTTTGGCCCGCAGGGCTTCCACCTGCTCTTGATTGCCTGCATGATCGTCTTTATAGGAAGCCGGGCGGGACGCTTTTGGGGACTTGACGGCCTGCTCATCAAGCGCCGCCCCAAGCTCCGCTCAATCTCGTTCCTGACCTAA